The genomic segment ctgattgcgcagtggaatcgatgtcctttggGCGTGGCcaaaatcacacctgctccagcgttgcgctcgttggaagagccatctacgaacaacttccaagagggagtttttCTTTGAGGCCCAGGCTCTTCTATCGGTTCAATATCCTGAAGCTCAGTGAGTTCTgcaacaaagtctgctagagcttgtccctttactgctgctcgtggcgagtaagaaatatcaaactgtccaagttcaactgcccatttcaataatcgaccagcggcttctggtttctgcaggacttgtcatAGGGGCTAGTCGGTTAGTACTacaatggggtgagcttggaaatatggccgcagctttctggaggctaagatcaagcagtaagctaatttctcaatgggcatATATCGCAGTtttgctcctattagccttttgcatATATAATACCCAGATTTTTGCACATGTTCCTtctctcttaccaagacagcactagcaacatattttgtgactgccaaatagatgaacaaagtttctttttcaaccggCTTGGAAAAAATTGGTGGTTgcaacatatgagactttagagcctggaaagTCTGTTCGCACTCTTccatccactcgaatttcttattgcccctgagtagattaaagaatgggacacacttgtccgtggatttagagatgaatctacttagagcggcaatccttccggttaaactttgaacatcttttatctttgttggtgaactcatatcgatcagggctttgatcttttcgggattagcttcgatacttCGTGAGTTCATTATAAATCCccaaaatttccctgatccaactctgaaggaacacttaaggggattaagctttatctgatatttgtttaggaaattgaagcactcttgcaggtccccgatgtgttcttctgccttttttgacttaaccagcatgttgtcaacatatacctccatgtttgcaccgatcagctctttgaacatgtgattgactaatcgctgctaagttgcaccagcgtttttcaaaccgaaaggcattaatttgtaacagtaaagccctgtatcggtccaaaagctagtgtgatcctcatcaggtgggtgcatactaatctgattgtacccagagtatgcatccatgaagctggtcaatccttgggagtgggaaacaatctttagggcaggctttattaaggtttgtgaaatccatgcatgttctccattttccattcgactagggaactagtacgggattagagacccacgatggataaaatgctaccctgacgAATCCGTTATCCTTTAGTTTCTCGACTTCTTTTTTTaaagctttcgatctatctttgtcgagcaacctccttttctgctgtactggtggaaaacctttaactatgttcaggacatggctgataactgctgggtcaattctaaccatatctttatgcgaacaagcaaagacttcctggttcttcttcaaaaattccactagtcttcgttttgttgttgtctctaagtttttaccgactttcacaaccctagtcgaATTTGCCTCATCgtgttggacctcctcaaggtcctcgactggtcctacttcttcatcaaaatccccaaagtgtggatctaaatccctatcctcactttgggcaacaccctatttggtgacgcgctcacctaattgggcttgtatCTCATCGGCCAATTACAACTCTTTTCTGGctccttccctcgatccacccctcttcgccttagtaatcgaggaattgaagcactccctcacttctcgctggtttcctaATATGCACCCTATCCATGCAttagttggaaacttcatggcgaggtgccaaaccgaggttacGGCTCGCATGTCGACTaggataggccttccaatcacaacattatatgcaaaagggcaatcaactactataaaagtagtgagaaatgtcctgttcgcaggtgtAGTTCCTGCTGTAACCGGAAGCCTAATCGATTCTGTTGGCGCGatcccttcgccagaaaaaccataaatggtttggttgcatggctccaggtctttcactgaaaatttcattctttccagcgaagacttgtacaaaatgttcactgagctccctgtgtccactaatacccacttaaccatcatattggctatTTGGACATCGACGACCAGAGGGTCCGAATgagggaatcggacatgctgaacgtcaagctcagagaaagttattagttcttcctctgttcgagattttttgggagttcgctccacCACGTTTatcatttcaatgtcctggtcgtggcgtaaggtccaaGCTTATCGCTCCTTttccttcccactatcccctgcaaggtgtgggccgccgcagatggttagcaatgtacctgccacaggagctagctgtaaaggtggcgagcgttggcgtacaggcgcctgcttgttacctccttgagcctctcgctgagaaccttcAGTGGCTCATACAtacctcctcaagtgtccttgtatGATAAGGAAAttaatttcatctttcagctggttacactcattggtgtcatgaccatagtcgttgtgaaaatgaaaaaactTTGTTTGATCTCTTTTGGAGATATATTTCCTTATTGgcgctggtcgcttgtaagggacattggtgctGGTCACCTGGTACACCTCTGCtctgctttcgacaagggccatgtagttggtgaatcttggctcgtacctATTGCCCTTAGGGCACTTATTTTTAGACGTTGACGGCTCGTTGTTCGCCATTTTTCCAGTTGCTTTtgctgttgccattgggtttatctgacccattggaTGATTTAACAGGATCTTCCTTTTGTCCCTTGTCTTTTGCAGGCGACTTCCCGTCATTAGCAATCGcctcttcaagcttgatgtaccgGTCTGCTCGATCCAGTAATTCTTGGGTACTTTTCACCCCATTCTTCCTCAAACTGCTCCAGAGGGGAGAGTGGCGCCGCACTCTagcagtaagggccatcattttgccttcatcgcCAACTATtttagctccagctgctgctcgcataaaatgctagacatactcctttaaggactctccctccttctggcgtatctcgactagttggttggcttcagtcgggtgtacacgaccagcatagaatttcCCATAGAACTCATTCACAAAcatctcccatgacactatgctagcaggagggaatttaaaaaaccattcctaaGCAGTATCGGATAGGGTGGTCGGAAAGATTCTGCAGcgggcatcatccgacaccttttggatggccatctgtatctcgaacttattcacatgagatattgggtccccatatccatcgaagttgggcaatactggcatcttaaatttgctaGGGGTTTCTCCCAgtgctattctttgtatgaatagagtgcctcttctccgatcatactcgatgtgggatgtttgGTTCCCCATTAGCTACTGGACGACCTAGTTCAGCGCATCAATCTGAGCTTATACTGCATCTGGTATCACTGGGGTGACTGGTGCCGAAAGAGTGTATTCATCGTGCCTTCCGCACCTGTtgttgagcacatccctcaagtcgTCATCTCTGCGCCTTTGCTCTCTAGGGCCCAACCGATCAAAAAAGTTAGGTTGCCTAGGCTTCCCCCAGTGTTTTGGCTCGCAgacctattttctcttggtggggggttcctttctccacctctATCTCCTTGCCCTCGACCAGCGTTCCCTTAGCCGGAATCAACTTCGTTGTAGTCGTGTCCATCTCGAAAATGCAACTGGTTATGTCAAGACCTACTGATCGCACTATTCCCTCCTTTTGTTGGTATCTCCCGAGCGCCAAGGGGAGgcttgcgttggtcggtgggtccccgggaattattatgtcgtggggggcccctgaccgcagagcctgactcagcATGCCTTCTTTTAGTAGAAGGACAATGTCCCCTGCTTGGAGGATTCGGCTCCTCAGCAGTTTGGCAtttagggcttcggggaggctgcccgaccctattctgcctttgatgaTGGGGATTATCACGACCAGCACGAGAAGGTGGATGTTGCTCAGGATCTTGgaatggaatatcctgttgagcagcaggaggtTGCTTTGGCCTTGGAGGGCTTGCCGGTTGAGATGGATGGCTTGAGTTTGGGTCTTGTTGTGGTGGTACccttggtggctgatccggttgagaagtcGGCGCAGGTTGTccccgagccaactgaatggatGCTTCCAGGGCAGCAGTGGTGTCCCTCTGTTggcggtccatgtcagcctgTCGCTCATTCAATTCTTGACGTTGACAGTCAATTTCTCTCTGTTGCAACGCCAttgtctcagccacattctcttgattagccctcagattggctaactcctcaTGCAACACACTCAATGTTGTCCTCAAGGTCttagaatccatctcctcctcttcaaaatccaactgtggttcatcttcaaccacatttggtggaggaggctgagtggatgcAACACCAGAGGTTTGTCCTGTCtttctggatgttttcgccatttgatttttCTGGAAGTCTTGCAttgagctctcaatgaaagcaccaaaatgttgaccctcaaattggttaacgacatggagtcagataTACGATATAAAGTGAGAGGAAAACATGAAGAAATTAAAACGAAAaggtaaacgacacaaacaatttagagtggttcggccccaatgagatggtaatgacctacgtccacttagtgttcttattgatgtagtattccaagaacagtgatcaatgaactagggttcatgagtttcactagTCCTCAGATagatacaattgtgatggataacaacactcttcttctctcttcaaaTCTCTCTGCTCAAGTgttctcaagccaaatgttcCAAAATCCAAAAGAGTCccttctcttgagccctttgattcttatttataggctcaaggaggtctacatgggccaatgggtcttaattacatttaatacatgcgtatctaaataatatgggaaattacaattaatgcataattacaaggttacatatctgaaggaaataaatgaatatatgcgaccagactggtcgcccataagtATGATCCTTGATAAGCCGATaatcttctggtcgatggccgaGCAGGATACACTTACTTAAAACAGCCAAGTGCCtcccacgtgtagaccaatcctgccacgtcatcaggaagtccgtttttgggtaaattgagatattttagggttgttataactattaatatattttttttaatggttaaaatattagcttatagttgtaactacacaagatattttttgaaaaatagttaagatattgatgttaaagtttaaaattggttaaattttgaaaaatatcatttttttacaaccaattaataaaatatatattttttaataaatgggatttaaattaactttggttaattgttgataaatcctatttaaattaaattaatattttttttcaaattaacctaaaccaagttgattgttgataaatgaaatttaaattaaattgttaataaatttcatttaaattgacttatttttgtaaaaatttaattaattgaaaattttgataaattctagataattaattgtgatatttttgcaaatgaaataaattgtggtatttttgcataaattcatagacttgctcatatagtaacatgattaggcacatccaattataacatgtttgtttgcactatatgtggtatttttgcaattgggcttagatgcatatagtgacccatgtgtttgttagatatatggattttgccaaataaaatattcataaattgataggttttatttgggcccattagaaaatgtaaagtttaaactcctctcttgtgggtggttccacttgtgaagcacatttgctttgcatgactatagtgaacCTAatcaatttataaaaattaataaaacgaaagtttaaattcctgtcttttggaccttgtatggaagtatgggggcctttgtagtgggaacgacatactggtcCCAACCCTCCTCTatacaagctcaattgttaaggctcgtttacccgagttggacttaattgtatatgttcatttttattagttaaacctaaatattgattagcaacaaattaattctaaattaattgaatttgtttcaatgtgacactttagaattaatagaaaattataggactctggtttttaaaattctaattttttcaatcttttggtaaaccatagtcattaattttctaaaaataaataataaaaatactatttttaattttataatgagcttattttaagaattatattcgatctccaccattggtttaacaaagtcaatagcttaatggggtctTGAGACGTtttgatttgtccccctacggaaggtgttcattagttattttgacaatgttatatttcgaaagatagataattataggtcaaattctactagactcacccctacggtgactactagaactaaatctgtgattatcgaaatcgtgggtctagctaacaaaataagagattttgttttcttattttgatagaatagtaggttgttaataatggtgtccattattaaacaagtttacaactttatttaactagtgatattttttactctcgctaaccgggacaaggatatcatagatttgttaaaaacctaaagaaatagagatatgattattttggtatttttttctcatatcttacatatttttttatacatgttgtgttatttcttgaaatttgtgcgaataggagttttattgagcaaatgtgattgatttctattttattgataattggtagttttaagtttggttatgtctactcccatcctttctcaactttcgatggagaaactcactggagaaaacttccttaaatggaagcaaaacatcaacattatgttgattggtgacaactccgagttcgtaatgactgaggaatccccagaacgagcaacgtctccgcacgttcgtgatggcaccgtaaatgctcgaACAGCATCGTCTCAGcatgttcgtgatggcaccgtacaTGCTTGGATGGTACCGTGTCCGctcgttcgtgatcaactcaactatggtctgacgcaactcatgaacgagcttcaggtTTTTTAGCCCATCATGGGTGGagctagtaaaggaggagaaaataagactattgatgttgctgctgatccagctaaggctgaagctaaccaagcttcgtcttcgaaagctggaaacaagaggaaaggtggacaaaacaacaaccccaagcctgcaaaggctgcaaagatgagtgcacaaccaaatgcacagacgcctaaggggaaaaacaagaaaggtaaaggtaagtgttttcactggaaagagaaggggcattggaaacgagattgcccaagtttctagtagcaaaaacaaaggtaatgattatagttcatttatcttacaaacatgtgttttagagaatgataaatccgtttggattattgattctcgatctactaaccatgtttgtaactctttacagcttcttgaatcatgggaggaagtggacgaatgtggcttaaagcttagagttgggaacagagcattcgttgcagtccaagctagaggaaaagctcgcctgaagtttggaaataaatacttaattttaaatgatgtattttttattccagattttagtagaaatttaatttcagattccatgttgcaattagaacaatttgttatgactttcacgagttctaatatatctatttccttcaatggatcacaattgtgtattgcatgtttgtaAAATGGGATCTATATTCTGCggcctaacgaacccctcgctcttaacaatgatttattcaaagtagctaaacctaggaccaataaacgtcaaaagactgataacgataatatgacgtatttatgggaCTTGAGACTAGGtaacattggctatgataggattcaaagacttataaAGGATGGGccttgagggaactcaccttaggtgaattacctttctgtgaatcttgtctagaaggaaaactgaccaagcgtccattctctgcaaagggtgatagggccaaagaatcaCTTGGACTTGTGCTTTCAGAtgttgtggacctttgaatgtacaagccaggggtggttttttagtatttcgtcactttcattgatgattactctagatactcatgtctttacctaatgcataggaaatcagaaacatgttcaaagtttcaggaattcctaacGATGGCTCAGAtgcaattaggtaaaacgttaaagatctggCGATCTGATAAGGGTgcagaatatttggatatgcagttccaagatcatttaactgaacttgggattttatcacaacttactgccccaggtaccccgcaacaaaatggtgtagcggaacgccagaaccgaactttattggaaatggttaaatgcatgcttagttactcaactctaccaacttcgttctggggacatgcaattgaaaccacaaatgatattctcaatgtcatgtcgtctaaatcaatccccaaaacacctttagaacgttggaatgtttgtgaacctagtttacaccattatagaatctaggggtgtcccgcccacgtcctgaggaaaaaggaaggaaagctagaacagcGAAATGAAGTTTGCacgtttgttggctatcctaaatgtaatgccctaaaatccttAATGAGGTTTAAGGGTTGGATTTGGAGGcctggagggccataattgatttattatgccattaaattattatatgcatgtttatgtgaattccattataatatgatgttaaatgcaagcatatgggtccacatttcatcataggggtattttggtaatttggtccgttgagggcgtaattgtatatttgtatgcatgttggtgaactattgctgaggccacataataatgtggatttgttcaagccattcggcatgagacgatctttgagtgccagttagcgatttggtcataacgggtttaagattggggctcgaggtgagtctcggggtaatttggtgattagagcgttgccgggaattaaagggtaatgggatatgaattattggtatttgagaatattaggaataatgggaattggagggtgttatttatgattaacgaaataggcgggaaatgacggttttacccttgggagcctttagaagactTTAAATAGCCTAGGGGAAATTTAGCCTTTTCACCCTAGGATATGTATAAGatattgaaggctgtagaagcttaGCCAAAATAGAGTAAGTTCTTTCTTTCTCGTACAtcatttccttctcttttcttcttggattttttagcttctttttgaggattcaagctagggaagtggaccttgagggcttaggattgtgttccaccattgaagagggttctaaactgagcaccattaaaactctggtttgctatgtttttgttttggatttcagcttggttttctagagttgataatgggaattgatggaagtttttggctagggttacttgggttaggATGACTAGGACATGTGTGGATGGTTTTttggttcatttgggacttaaaatggggtttggaagcttgtttttcaggtttgaaatggtggtgtcgaaggatgggaaaaccagggttgaaaaccctgattgtagcgctacagtgcccatcactgggcgctacaacgctagctaGGCCCCAATCTTCTCTGCCAAGGGCGCTGGGGTGCTAAgggggtagcgctatagtgctacagtaatttagccactatagcaccaacttgaaaggcctcgggaagctcaatctttagcactttcaatttattaacaataatttgtaattcatgaatttgaggaagaataggtttatcaccaaaaaatttgaaatcgaagtattgagatatcaaaaacttttggtaccttcctcttccgccttaaactttttctcaagtgcatcccatatctccttggccgatttggtctcggtgtagaggtcatagaacctatcggatagggcgttgaggatatgacccctacaaagaaggttgtcctcctccctcttctttctcttctccacctcctctggagtgtctttgtcggatggctcggctagaggtgccaaggaagactcaaggatgtaggcgattttgagagtgttagaagaaacctcaccttttcttgccacctagtaaaattggatccatcaaacctatccaatctcactaggtcttggttcatgatcttgattgtctccccttccattgaaacaaaaagggataagcttttgaatgttaggaaaaaatgtttttcctcaatggaaattgataataatattacaactctatgcaatatattacaatagacaaggattgactaaataaagtgttacaactctataactgaaaatacaaataaaaaaggaaatgacgaagatgatgaagaagaagagaatagtaaaatacaactctaagcaaaaagttacaaataaagtaaggtgtttgaaacaaaagtaaagaaaagattacaactcttgaacaagaaatacaagtaaaagaacaagagaataagaagaaaacaatacaatagaaagaagaacagaaatgcaagaaactctcacttacacaacctaagtgaagagggttggggatcaccaacttgaacaaggtttaaaacctttgtccaaaagcttatttcccctaactcaagcactaagggatctctctcagatattggaaaagctttatggaattatcaaggctcaaggtgtttctagccaagtgctccaatggataaaaatgttgtgtctttcaagtgagctataggctcctatttatagagtttagagacaccctttgaatttcaaatttcaccaacccccatggctgttaccaatgtttaattggattaatatggaattaaaaatgagatttgggagttatttgggttttttgagccgttcaacaaagattgaaaaaactgaaaaattggtcagttttggcctgtggccgcggccattggTCTCTGACTCACAGGCCGCGGCCATTGGTCTCTGACTCACAggccgtggccactgaatgttggtggccgcggccaccgaccaattccagcacaaaaaatgtgttgttttccaaacggttccaaaccctcccaaatgattttgtaactcccaaaacatattattggggttaaaatcatatctctaacagccatatcacatatggctttatgaaattcatctcaatattgtgtaacaacaatttacacaataaagggtaatatttggaagttacaaatttgtaacaccaaat from the Humulus lupulus chromosome X, drHumLupu1.1, whole genome shotgun sequence genome contains:
- the LOC133806682 gene encoding uncharacterized protein LOC133806682, whose product is MDSKTLRTTLSVLHEELANLRANQENVAETMALQQREIDCQRQELNERQADMDRQQRDTTAALEASIQLARGQPAPTSQPDQPPRVPPQQDPNSSHPSQPASPPRPKQPPAAQQDIPFQDPEQHPPSRAGRDNPHHQRQNRVGQPPRSPKCQTAEEPNPPSRGHSAGAKIVGDEGKMMALTARVRRHSPLWSSLRKNGVKSTQELLDRADRYIKLEEAIANDGKSPAKDKGQKEDPVKSSNGSDKPNGNSKSNWKNGEQRAVNV